A genomic segment from Candidatus Viadribacter manganicus encodes:
- a CDS encoding helix-turn-helix domain-containing protein, with product MLQPVPTDPQPTGDQVDARAQRQTPAAPTPVLDNAWRAGRKLSEARRQRGWSLDEVADRIRVRREFLEALEEMNVKLLPGKAYALAFLRSYARELGIEEKAIVDQFQDECALTRDDEPKPAIRSPTSKPRQRPPWAAAAALVLIAAGFVGWRALDSQLRSEDEQQVAASSGGPSIGTTPVSTGEAPTRVVEIRAVTDGWLEARGPDGTVFLSRNLRAGDVYRPDPSAGWTLHARDGGAFEMYVNGVSAGLMGTAGMPVLGRSIDEIQPLTQAQAASPRS from the coding sequence ATGCTGCAACCAGTACCCACCGACCCGCAACCGACTGGCGATCAAGTCGATGCACGTGCGCAACGGCAGACGCCGGCTGCGCCGACGCCTGTGCTGGACAATGCCTGGCGCGCGGGCCGCAAGCTCTCTGAAGCGCGTCGTCAACGTGGCTGGTCGCTTGATGAGGTCGCGGACCGGATCCGGGTGCGCAGAGAATTCCTCGAGGCGCTCGAGGAGATGAACGTCAAGTTGCTACCGGGCAAAGCTTACGCATTGGCGTTTCTGCGCTCCTATGCCCGTGAACTTGGCATTGAAGAAAAAGCTATCGTCGATCAGTTCCAGGACGAATGCGCCCTGACGCGTGACGACGAGCCCAAGCCGGCCATTCGCTCTCCGACCTCAAAGCCGCGCCAGCGGCCACCCTGGGCGGCGGCGGCGGCGCTCGTCCTGATTGCAGCGGGGTTTGTGGGCTGGCGGGCGCTCGATTCGCAGCTTCGCTCGGAGGACGAGCAGCAGGTGGCTGCGTCATCGGGTGGACCGTCGATTGGGACGACCCCGGTGTCTACCGGCGAGGCCCCAACCCGGGTTGTCGAGATTCGTGCGGTAACCGATGGTTGGCTAGAGGCTCGTGGCCCAGACGGGACAGTGTTCCTCTCTCGGAACCTCCGGGCCGGTGACGTGTACCGGCCGGACCCGAGCGCTGGTTGGACCCTTCACGCCCGCGACGGCGGCGCCTTCGAGATGTACGTCAATGGTGTATCGGCTGGCCTCATGGGTACGGCAGGCATGCCGGTGCTGGGGCGGTCGATTGATGAAATCCAGCCGTTGACCCAGGCTCAGGCCGCTTCGCCCCGCAGCTAG
- the ispG gene encoding flavodoxin-dependent (E)-4-hydroxy-3-methylbut-2-enyl-diphosphate synthase, whose protein sequence is MDGAAGDLHHIRPWRRIERRRSRKIRVGAIEVGGDAPIAVQSMTNTVTADANATINQIRQLEAAGADIVRVSCPDEDSTKAFAEIARAAKVPLVADIHFHYRRAIEAAAAGAACLRINPGNIGNAQRVKEVVQAAKDHGCAIRIGVNAGSLEQHLLEKYGEPCPEAMVESALHHIALLEEHGFREYKISVKASDVFLTAAAYQALAQATDAPLHLGVTEAGALRAGTVKSSIAMGSLLWAGIGDTIRVSLAADPVEEIKVGNDLLKSLGLRQRGVTIIACPSCARQGFNVIASVDELEKRLAHIAEPITLSIIGCVVNGPGEALMTDLGFTGGGKGAGMMYVSGKADHKVDNVAMIDHIVGLVEERARTMREAKG, encoded by the coding sequence ATGGACGGCGCCGCAGGCGACCTGCATCATATTCGACCTTGGCGGCGCATAGAGCGCCGGCGGTCCCGTAAGATTCGCGTGGGCGCTATCGAGGTGGGCGGGGACGCGCCAATCGCTGTTCAGTCAATGACGAACACGGTCACGGCGGACGCGAACGCGACTATCAATCAAATCCGCCAATTGGAGGCGGCAGGCGCCGATATCGTTCGCGTGTCTTGCCCGGACGAAGATTCAACCAAGGCGTTCGCCGAGATTGCGCGCGCCGCGAAGGTCCCGCTGGTTGCGGACATTCACTTTCACTATCGCCGCGCGATCGAAGCTGCTGCCGCTGGCGCGGCGTGCTTGCGCATAAATCCGGGCAATATTGGCAACGCACAGCGTGTCAAAGAGGTCGTGCAAGCCGCCAAGGATCACGGCTGCGCAATCCGCATCGGCGTGAACGCCGGATCACTTGAGCAGCACTTGCTTGAGAAATACGGAGAGCCTTGTCCCGAGGCGATGGTTGAGAGCGCCTTGCATCACATCGCGCTGCTCGAAGAACACGGCTTTCGTGAATACAAAATCAGCGTCAAAGCGTCGGACGTCTTTTTGACCGCCGCGGCATATCAAGCGCTAGCGCAAGCCACGGATGCGCCCCTGCATTTGGGCGTAACCGAAGCGGGAGCGCTTCGCGCAGGCACGGTGAAGTCGTCGATTGCGATGGGCTCGCTGCTTTGGGCGGGGATAGGCGACACGATCCGCGTTTCGCTGGCGGCTGATCCCGTCGAAGAGATCAAGGTCGGGAATGATCTGTTGAAGTCGCTCGGCCTGCGACAGCGCGGCGTTACCATTATTGCTTGTCCATCCTGCGCGCGTCAGGGCTTCAACGTTATCGCGTCGGTAGACGAACTGGAAAAGCGCCTCGCCCACATCGCTGAGCCAATCACGCTCTCCATCATCGGCTGCGTCGTGAATGGACCCGGTGAGGCGCTGATGACGGACCTTGGTTTCACTGGCGGCGGCAAGGGCGCGGGCATGATGTATGTTTCGGGCAAGGCCGACCATAAGGTCGACAACGTCGCCATGATCGACCATATCGTTGGATTGGTTGAGGAACGCGCTCGTACGATGCGCGAAGCAAAGGGCTGA
- the prfA gene encoding peptide chain release factor 1 — protein sequence MSAYDRLERRLSQAVDRFERIEARLGAASDGAEIVKLGQEHAELKPLVEAVSAVRTVRAEMASLEAMSKDGDREMAALANDEFQALKESLPELEQAALLLLAPKDKDESASAIVEIRAGTGGDEAALFAGDLLRMYQRYAGIRRWKFEIEQLSDTGLGGVKEAVVSVTGNGVFGRLKYESGVHRVQRVPETEGAGRVHTSAATVAVLPQPEGEVDIVIEDKDIRIDTMRSSGAGGQHVNKTDSAVRITHMPSGIVVVAQEKSQHQNRANAMKVLKAKLYDAERERQAAERAAERKGQIGSGDRSERIRTYNFPQGRVTDHRINLTVYNLPEVMHGTGLDPVLDALAAEEQALKLAALEQEE from the coding sequence ATGTCCGCGTACGACAGATTGGAGCGGCGCCTTTCACAGGCAGTCGATCGGTTCGAGCGTATTGAAGCGCGCCTCGGCGCTGCAAGCGATGGCGCAGAGATCGTAAAGCTTGGACAAGAGCACGCCGAGCTAAAGCCGCTCGTGGAAGCTGTTTCCGCCGTGCGCACCGTGCGCGCGGAGATGGCCAGCCTCGAGGCGATGTCGAAAGACGGCGATCGAGAGATGGCCGCGTTGGCGAATGATGAATTTCAAGCGCTGAAAGAGAGCCTCCCTGAGTTGGAGCAGGCAGCTCTGCTGTTGTTGGCGCCGAAGGATAAGGACGAAAGCGCGTCGGCTATTGTCGAAATTCGCGCCGGCACAGGTGGTGACGAGGCCGCGTTGTTCGCCGGCGATCTTTTGCGCATGTATCAGCGGTATGCCGGTATCCGTCGCTGGAAATTCGAAATCGAACAACTCTCCGACACGGGGCTTGGCGGTGTGAAGGAAGCGGTCGTGAGCGTCACCGGCAATGGGGTGTTCGGCCGTTTGAAATATGAGAGCGGCGTTCATCGCGTTCAGCGCGTGCCGGAAACCGAAGGTGCAGGGCGCGTTCACACCTCTGCGGCCACCGTCGCTGTGTTGCCGCAGCCTGAGGGCGAAGTAGACATCGTCATCGAGGATAAAGATATCCGCATCGACACGATGCGGTCGTCGGGTGCGGGTGGTCAGCACGTGAATAAAACCGACTCTGCGGTTCGGATCACCCACATGCCGTCCGGCATCGTCGTGGTCGCGCAAGAAAAGTCGCAGCACCAAAACCGCGCCAATGCGATGAAGGTGCTGAAAGCGAAACTCTATGACGCCGAGCGCGAACGCCAGGCTGCTGAGCGTGCGGCGGAGCGCAAAGGTCAAATCGGCTCAGGCGATCGCAGCGAACGCATTCGCACATACAACTTCCCGCAGGGCCGCGTGACCGATCACCGGATTAACCTCACCGTCTACAACCTGCCGGAAGTGATGCACGGAACCGGTCTCGATCCAGTTCTTGATGCCTTGGCCGCTGAGGAACAGGCTTTGAAGCTTGCCGCGCTAGAGCAAGAAGAATGA